In one Roseburia intestinalis L1-82 genomic region, the following are encoded:
- a CDS encoding CD1108 family mobile element protein, producing MAERKKKQAAVFAKDESTFVNGSSAKGANTTHKGKEKCSGTNQPRDENRTSGHDVQRSEQKQKSGQNKRKTGQYRKEDTFGQSDQQSGNTDTSNNQKSDFSQENNAFTEENVSGQEKSQPQDDYHRRNTYHQSEKKRKYRRREYQDRQRNRTSDFEHDFQTKDSTFTESERTEFEGSEKLDRLQKKAEKAGRKTEAARKKIPKKTEYSLERVYDEKTGRAKYVLTADKKEKQFKPDNPVKVITGRAGAEVSNFTHGKVAEVEKQNSGVEGAHKTEQKAEDVYHFVKRHHKSRLQRQHEKVKKLEKKQFQKEVNFRYQKFLEENPQMQEKTLKKQMQRRLQKQRIKREYAKARRAGQAAKNTKEAAAKTASFTTTVAKKVQELAAKHAGLLVTIGVFALLLIMIMTCISSCGAMFSEGMSTTMAGSYMSVPAEIDAADLAFSELEMELQKEINAIETDYPDYDEYRYNLDAIGHDPFALISYLSAVHTEFTAAEVQSEVESLFDEMYELTLTPTTETRTRTVTKTGTRTVTDPVTGEETEEEYEYEEEEEYTVTILDVTLTAVDLNVVVAGHMNEEQKEIYALYNETHGLVQQFYTPLDLYWYNYVSSYYGYRINPVTGEEQFHRGVDIAVPTGTQVLASMDGTVTTATYDASYGNYVVIEKDGYITKYAHMDTLSVSTGQVVTHGTVIGTTGNTGSSTGSHLHIECLYNGEYYNPLFYFEAGEGTLYGEAPGSGSGGGNAIPPDSYDDATVQALMEEAAKYLGYPYVWGGSSPSTSFDCSGFVCWVFTNSGVHDLPRTTAQGIYDQCIPVSAADAKAGDIIFFTGTYNSPGPVSHVGIYCGNGVMIHCGDPIKYANINTSYWHSHFYSFGRLN from the coding sequence GTGGCAGAGAGAAAGAAGAAGCAGGCGGCTGTATTTGCAAAGGATGAAAGTACTTTTGTGAATGGAAGTTCTGCAAAGGGAGCTAATACCACTCATAAGGGAAAAGAAAAATGTTCCGGCACAAATCAGCCGAGAGATGAAAATAGAACTTCTGGACATGATGTCCAGAGGTCGGAACAGAAACAAAAGTCTGGACAAAATAAGCGAAAGACAGGTCAGTACCGGAAAGAGGATACCTTTGGACAGAGTGACCAGCAGTCCGGGAATACGGATACAAGTAATAATCAGAAAAGTGATTTTTCACAGGAAAATAATGCTTTTACTGAGGAGAATGTTTCTGGGCAGGAGAAAAGCCAGCCACAGGATGATTACCACCGCAGGAATACTTACCACCAATCCGAAAAAAAGAGGAAATATCGCAGGCGGGAATATCAGGACAGGCAGAGAAACAGGACTTCTGATTTTGAGCATGACTTTCAGACAAAGGACAGCACTTTTACGGAGAGTGAAAGGACAGAGTTTGAAGGAAGCGAAAAGTTAGACAGGCTTCAGAAAAAGGCAGAAAAAGCCGGGAGAAAAACAGAAGCGGCAAGAAAGAAGATTCCGAAGAAAACAGAGTATTCCCTTGAGCGTGTTTATGATGAAAAGACAGGCAGAGCGAAATATGTTCTGACTGCGGATAAAAAGGAAAAGCAGTTTAAGCCGGACAATCCCGTGAAAGTAATAACAGGCAGGGCGGGTGCAGAGGTTTCCAACTTTACGCATGGCAAGGTAGCTGAGGTGGAAAAACAAAATTCCGGAGTAGAGGGCGCACACAAGACGGAGCAGAAAGCCGAGGATGTGTATCATTTTGTAAAACGGCACCATAAGAGCCGATTACAGCGCCAGCATGAGAAAGTGAAAAAGCTGGAGAAGAAGCAATTTCAGAAAGAGGTCAATTTCCGTTATCAGAAATTTCTTGAGGAAAATCCCCAAATGCAGGAAAAGACCTTAAAGAAGCAAATGCAGAGGCGTTTGCAGAAACAGCGGATTAAGCGTGAGTATGCAAAAGCAAGGAGGGCTGGACAGGCAGCAAAGAATACAAAGGAAGCGGCAGCAAAGACAGCCAGTTTTACAACAACAGTTGCAAAAAAAGTGCAGGAACTTGCAGCAAAACACGCTGGACTGCTTGTTACCATAGGCGTTTTTGCTTTACTGCTGATTATGATTATGACCTGCATATCCTCCTGTGGTGCAATGTTTTCGGAGGGTATGAGTACCACGATGGCAGGCAGTTACATGAGTGTTCCGGCAGAGATTGATGCAGCAGATTTAGCTTTTTCTGAACTGGAAATGGAATTGCAGAAAGAAATTAATGCCATAGAAACAGATTATCCGGATTATGACGAATACCGCTACAATCTGGATGCTATCGGGCATGACCCGTTTGCTTTGATTAGTTATTTGTCGGCAGTTCATACGGAATTTACGGCGGCAGAGGTACAGAGCGAGGTGGAAAGCCTGTTTGACGAGATGTATGAGCTGACCTTAACGCCGACAACGGAAACAAGGACTCGGACAGTAACAAAGACAGGAACCAGAACCGTGACAGACCCGGTAACAGGAGAAGAAACAGAGGAAGAATATGAGTATGAGGAGGAAGAAGAATATACCGTAACCATACTTGATGTAACACTGACAGCTGTGGATTTGAATGTGGTTGTGGCAGGACACATGAATGAGGAGCAGAAGGAAATATATGCTCTTTATAATGAAACACATGGTCTTGTCCAGCAGTTTTATACACCACTTGATTTGTACTGGTACAACTATGTGAGCAGCTATTATGGCTATCGTATCAATCCGGTTACCGGAGAGGAGCAGTTCCACCGTGGTGTGGACATTGCAGTACCGACAGGTACTCAGGTTCTTGCATCTATGGATGGTACTGTTACAACAGCCACCTATGATGCTTCTTACGGGAATTATGTGGTGATTGAAAAAGATGGTTATATAACCAAGTACGCACATATGGACACGTTAAGTGTCAGCACAGGACAGGTTGTCACACATGGGACGGTCATCGGAACAACAGGAAATACCGGAAGCAGTACGGGAAGCCATCTTCATATCGAGTGTCTGTATAACGGGGAGTATTATAACCCGTTATTTTACTTTGAAGCCGGGGAAGGAACACTGTACGGAGAAGCACCGGGAAGCGGAAGTGGCGGAGGAAATGCAATACCGCCGGATTCTTATGATGATGCAACGGTGCAGGCACTTATGGAGGAAGCCGCAAAATACTTGGGCTATCCTTATGTATGGGGCGGTTCGTCCCCGTCAACGAGTTTTGACTGTTCCGGATTCGTGTGCTGGGTGTTTACCAACAGTGGTGTCCATGATTTGCCACGAACCACAGCACAGGGCATTTATGACCAGTGTATTCCTGTTTCGGCGGCAGATGCAAAGGCAGGGGACATTATCTTTTTTACAGGCACTTATAATTCACCGGGTCCTGTCAGTCATGTAGGTATCTACTGCGGAAACGGTGTGATGATACACTGCGGCGATCCGATTAAGTATGCAAACATCAATACATCATACTGGCATAGCCATTTTTACAGTTTTGGAAGATTAAATTAA
- a CDS encoding DUF4238 domain-containing protein: MFDIKIVSLWISHQAGGIVLATKKQHYVWRGYLKRWNESEDRFGRVYVYRKKVLGNQPEIEYALLENVGFGKYFYDMTGFSKADVSVVSQLIAYIQKDKLVPLGLNPELLGDANAERDFIETLMGQYEDIDNKHQFLDKMISGDLSFYKDSLVQVALDELHDEVMNALWGSREKSDVELMVDTLKAMEHIEDEDLKHEFHRFFFMQHQRSPVIYETQVKNFETLKLQYPAIKDTNSNFYANSLMIFFVETMSVNVSTKMHTWIERYDNKTNVPFVTTDTPVVNLTGMEFLEKNEFYYPISPKIAIKLCVTSKGSKYGKAKNICLDMTDENEVKKLNLAIAKNCYKEVFSNDENVLKSIRSELQS, encoded by the coding sequence ATGTTTGATATTAAAATTGTGTCTCTATGGATATCACATCAAGCGGGAGGGATTGTATTGGCGACAAAAAAGCAACATTATGTATGGCGTGGTTATTTAAAGCGCTGGAATGAAAGTGAGGATAGATTTGGAAGAGTTTATGTTTATAGAAAAAAAGTTTTAGGTAATCAACCAGAAATAGAATATGCACTTTTGGAAAATGTAGGGTTTGGAAAATACTTTTATGATATGACAGGATTTTCTAAGGCTGATGTAAGCGTAGTTTCACAGCTTATAGCGTATATTCAGAAAGATAAGCTTGTGCCGTTAGGATTAAATCCTGAACTGCTGGGAGATGCCAATGCCGAGAGAGATTTTATAGAAACATTAATGGGGCAATATGAAGATATAGACAATAAACATCAATTTTTGGATAAAATGATATCCGGAGATTTATCATTTTATAAAGATTCTCTTGTACAAGTAGCACTGGATGAATTGCATGATGAAGTGATGAATGCTCTTTGGGGTAGCAGAGAGAAAAGTGATGTTGAATTAATGGTAGATACTTTAAAAGCGATGGAGCATATAGAAGATGAAGATTTAAAGCATGAGTTCCATAGATTTTTCTTTATGCAGCATCAGAGGTCTCCAGTAATTTATGAAACTCAAGTGAAAAATTTTGAAACTCTAAAGTTGCAGTATCCAGCTATTAAAGATACTAATTCAAACTTTTATGCTAACTCATTAATGATTTTTTTTGTAGAGACAATGTCTGTTAATGTGTCTACTAAAATGCATACATGGATTGAACGGTATGATAACAAAACGAATGTTCCGTTTGTAACAACAGATACTCCAGTTGTTAATCTTACGGGTATGGAATTTTTAGAAAAAAATGAATTTTATTATCCTATTTCGCCTAAAATCGCAATTAAATTGTGCGTAACATCGAAGGGAAGTAAGTATGGCAAGGCAAAAAATATATGCTTGGATATGACTGATGAAAATGAGGTTAAAAAGCTGAATTTAGCAATTGCTAAAAACTGTTATAAAGAAGTTTTTTCTAATGATGAAAATGTATTAAAAAGTATTAGGTCTGAACTTCAAAGTTAA
- a CDS encoding ATP-binding protein, with amino-acid sequence MKIESIKIKNFRSYKEETIIRFDNLTVLVGRNDIGKSTILEALDIFFNDGGGIIKIDKSDLNIQAARNGDSETVISVCFSELPESIIIDSAVQTTLADEYMLNADGLLEVVKKYKNGGKASVFIHAKHPMNPDCKDLLLKKNAELKSIIKGMGIECENQRINTTMRRAIWEHYEGSLDLQDMEIDVSKEDAKKIWDKLSSYMPVYSLFQSDRKNSDGDSEVQDPLKEAVKQIINDEELQQTLASVAEVVETKLKEVSSRTLEKLREMDPAVANSLNPVIPTADKLKWADVFKAVSISGDEDIPINKRGSGVKRLVLLNFFRAEAERRAAEGDSTGIIYAIEEPETSQHSNNQRVLIKALKELAQAANTQILLTTHSPVIVKELDFENLRLIFEDEVGKRVLSVEPAVLQYPSLNEVNYAAYGEATEEYHNELYGFLEFQQWLNDYKAGRQQRPYLYVKNGNTKTWNLDLTEYVRHQIHHPENHSNTHFTQSELRQSIEDMRLYIRNRAETEGIWDPIPDGE; translated from the coding sequence ATGAAGATTGAGTCTATCAAGATAAAAAATTTTAGGAGTTATAAGGAAGAAACAATAATTCGCTTTGATAATCTTACAGTGTTAGTTGGCAGAAATGATATAGGTAAATCTACAATTCTTGAGGCGTTGGATATTTTTTTCAATGATGGCGGTGGAATAATTAAGATCGATAAGTCTGACCTGAATATTCAAGCGGCACGAAATGGTGATAGTGAAACTGTGATATCTGTATGTTTCTCGGAACTGCCAGAGTCGATTATTATAGATTCTGCGGTGCAGACTACCTTGGCTGATGAATACATGTTGAATGCGGATGGTTTGTTGGAAGTCGTAAAGAAATATAAAAATGGTGGCAAAGCTTCTGTATTTATCCATGCAAAACATCCGATGAACCCTGATTGTAAAGATTTGCTTCTCAAGAAGAATGCAGAACTTAAGAGTATAATCAAAGGTATGGGTATAGAATGTGAGAATCAGAGAATCAATACTACAATGCGGAGAGCCATATGGGAGCATTACGAGGGGAGCCTTGATTTGCAGGATATGGAGATTGATGTATCAAAGGAGGATGCAAAAAAAATCTGGGATAAACTCTCCTCTTATATGCCCGTGTACTCTCTATTCCAGTCAGATCGTAAAAACAGTGATGGAGATAGCGAAGTTCAGGATCCTTTAAAGGAAGCTGTTAAACAAATCATCAATGATGAAGAATTACAGCAAACTTTGGCTTCTGTAGCTGAGGTTGTAGAAACAAAGCTGAAAGAAGTTTCAAGCAGAACGTTGGAAAAGTTACGGGAAATGGATCCCGCTGTTGCAAACAGCTTAAACCCGGTTATCCCTACCGCTGACAAGTTAAAATGGGCTGATGTATTTAAGGCAGTGTCAATTTCAGGTGATGAGGATATCCCTATCAATAAAAGGGGGAGTGGTGTCAAGAGGCTTGTTCTGCTGAATTTTTTCAGAGCAGAAGCTGAACGTAGGGCAGCCGAAGGTGATAGTACTGGAATTATTTATGCAATTGAAGAACCAGAAACTTCCCAACATTCCAACAACCAGCGAGTGTTGATAAAGGCGCTAAAGGAACTGGCTCAAGCGGCCAATACACAGATTTTGCTTACAACACATAGCCCTGTTATTGTAAAAGAACTTGATTTTGAAAATCTTCGCCTAATTTTCGAAGATGAAGTTGGAAAACGTGTACTCTCGGTAGAACCTGCAGTTCTACAGTATCCTTCATTAAATGAAGTGAATTATGCAGCATATGGAGAAGCAACTGAAGAGTACCATAATGAGTTGTATGGTTTTCTGGAATTTCAACAATGGCTTAATGATTATAAAGCAGGAAGGCAGCAAAGACCATATCTGTATGTGAAAAATGGTAACACAAAGACATGGAACCTTGATTTGACGGAATATGTCAGACATCAAATCCATCATCCAGAAAACCATAGCAACACACACTTTACTCAAAGTGAGTTGAGGCAGTCGATTGAAGACATGAGACTTTATATCAGAAATCGTGCTGAAACGGAAGGAATATGGGATCCGATTCCTGATGGTGAGTAA
- a CDS encoding CD1107 family mobile element protein encodes MKKKMKLSYKAVLSLMLSAVLFCMPAVGFAMNGNYATEVHAEDSIGESETATEQETESTTESSTEPETESTVSGNDVPEPVCTCEDKCSSYGYDHTCEVCAGDYKKCAYKKPNVTININKPDDWYNDTAKVSISVSDVAHTGNFEIASIQARIGQNGSWMDVTEDRKLEISENCTVYVLVTDQKGNTYERSRTIKCFDTTKPTLNAAVSDGLLSIQVHDTDSGAKAVYVNGYEFTDLTNGTLNIRLQQFDAGYEYFTISAMDNAGNMSEVYKTKNPYYKDPADDSDENPAEQLPVSAEATKPGNATGTVTEHTVTDSNGNTTSQTSLADQKKQAMAEADAAEKGEDTKAESGQGKEFYTIQTASDKVFYLIIDRDGEEEMVYFLTEVTENDLLNTTSDNSETLPKNSAALESAIPTEESALPNNNSGTEAQQNEETEDTGETENTESTETTEPEQEAAEEPNPMVSYVLMGVLAVAFIGGAYYFKVVRKKKEDFIEDEDEDEEDEEYENEEESEEVSEDDFFDEKEDE; translated from the coding sequence ATGAAGAAAAAAATGAAGTTATCTTATAAAGCGGTGTTATCGCTTATGTTATCAGCAGTATTGTTCTGTATGCCTGCTGTGGGCTTTGCCATGAACGGAAATTATGCTACGGAGGTTCATGCCGAAGATTCCATTGGAGAGAGTGAAACAGCAACAGAGCAGGAGACAGAAAGCACTACGGAAAGCAGTACAGAGCCGGAAACGGAGAGTACGGTATCAGGGAATGATGTGCCGGAGCCGGTATGTACCTGTGAGGATAAATGCAGTTCTTACGGTTATGACCATACCTGTGAGGTATGTGCCGGGGATTACAAAAAATGTGCTTATAAAAAGCCTAATGTTACCATAAACATCAACAAACCGGATGACTGGTACAACGATACTGCAAAAGTCAGCATTTCTGTATCTGATGTGGCACACACAGGCAATTTTGAGATTGCCAGTATACAGGCAAGAATCGGGCAGAATGGAAGCTGGATGGATGTAACTGAGGACAGAAAACTTGAGATTTCCGAGAACTGTACCGTATATGTGCTTGTCACAGACCAGAAGGGCAATACCTATGAAAGAAGCAGGACAATCAAATGCTTTGATACGACAAAACCTACCTTAAATGCGGCAGTCAGCGACGGACTGTTAAGCATACAGGTACATGATACGGATTCCGGTGCAAAAGCAGTCTATGTGAATGGATATGAATTTACAGACCTGACAAACGGAACCTTAAATATCCGTCTGCAACAGTTTGATGCGGGATATGAGTATTTTACGATTTCCGCTATGGACAATGCCGGAAATATGTCTGAGGTTTACAAGACAAAGAATCCATATTATAAAGACCCTGCCGATGACAGTGACGAAAATCCGGCAGAACAGCTTCCGGTCAGTGCGGAAGCCACCAAGCCAGGAAATGCCACAGGAACAGTTACAGAGCATACAGTTACAGACAGTAACGGCAACACTACTTCACAGACCAGCCTGGCAGATCAGAAAAAGCAGGCGATGGCAGAAGCGGATGCTGCAGAAAAGGGAGAGGATACAAAAGCGGAGTCTGGGCAGGGCAAGGAATTTTATACCATTCAGACTGCATCGGATAAGGTGTTTTACCTGATTATTGACAGGGACGGAGAGGAGGAAATGGTTTATTTCCTTACAGAAGTAACAGAAAATGACCTTCTCAATACAACTTCCGATAACAGTGAGACATTACCGAAAAATTCAGCAGCACTGGAGTCTGCAATTCCGACAGAGGAGAGCGCACTGCCAAACAATAACAGTGGTACAGAAGCTCAGCAGAATGAGGAAACAGAAGATACCGGGGAAACGGAGAATACGGAAAGCACAGAAACCACAGAACCGGAGCAGGAGGCGGCAGAGGAACCGAATCCTATGGTTTCCTATGTGCTTATGGGTGTTCTTGCAGTAGCCTTTATCGGTGGAGCATATTATTTCAAGGTAGTACGCAAGAAAAAAGAGGACTTCATCGAGGATGAAGATGAGGACGAAGAAGATGAAGAATACGAAAACGAAGAAGAATCGGAGGAAGTTTCCGAAGATGATTTCTTTGACGAGAAGGAGGACGAGTAA
- a CDS encoding type IA DNA topoisomerase: MQLVIAEKPSVAQSIAGVIGANERKDGYMEGNGYIVSWCVGHLVELAQPDAYFDAWKKWSYESLPMIPEQWKHEVKKDTAAQYRVLKELMHEARVDSVVCATDAGREGELIFRLVYEMAGCNKPMKRLWISSMEESAIREGFAELKPGSDYDHLYESALCRQQADWLVGLNGTRLFTVLYGGKVLKVGRVQTPTLAMLVDRETKIMNFKKEAYYMAHIIGGGVDAVTDKINSKTEAENVANICAGGQALVTSVLKEEKSVAPPKLYDLTTLQRDANRLFGFTAKQTLEYTQSLYEKKLCTYPRTDSQYLSDDMEQTAKSVIDAIFASILFEQNIMFHPDIKRVLNSKKVTDHHAIIPTMEITRADLTVLPETEMKILSLCANRLLCATGEKHIYNTTKAELRCGDIIFKVSGKEVVRNGWRDFEDAFKRSYKTTEEKDTADEKEKKLPEPSEGMNIPVEETKVSEHFTVPPKHYTEDSLLSAMERAGAEDMGDDVERKGLGTPATRADIIEKLVKDGFVKREKKQMIPTKDGMKLITVLPDVVKSPKLTADWENALTLVSKGEYSMQEFMDGIENMVRDLVQTYHSISEEQKSMFGAGTQEALGKCPKCGGEVVKGKFGAYCKNKCGMNVGRAMGAVLSDSQIKSMLEGKKTLVKGLKGKKGSYDAYLIPEGIEDYSYMKDGKEIKGSQYKVKMEFPQRKK, from the coding sequence ATGCAGTTGGTAATAGCGGAAAAGCCAAGCGTGGCACAGTCCATTGCAGGCGTAATCGGGGCGAATGAGAGAAAAGACGGATATATGGAGGGAAACGGATACATTGTTTCGTGGTGTGTAGGGCATTTGGTTGAGTTGGCACAGCCGGATGCCTATTTTGATGCATGGAAAAAGTGGAGCTATGAGAGTCTTCCCATGATACCGGAACAATGGAAGCATGAAGTAAAGAAGGATACAGCAGCACAGTACAGGGTGTTAAAGGAACTGATGCATGAAGCGAGAGTGGACAGTGTGGTATGTGCTACCGATGCCGGACGGGAGGGAGAGCTTATCTTCCGTCTGGTTTATGAAATGGCAGGCTGTAATAAGCCCATGAAGCGTCTGTGGATTTCGTCTATGGAGGAAAGTGCGATCCGGGAGGGTTTTGCAGAATTGAAACCGGGAAGTGATTATGATCATTTGTATGAATCGGCACTTTGCAGACAGCAGGCAGACTGGCTTGTGGGATTGAACGGTACAAGACTTTTTACGGTGCTTTATGGCGGCAAGGTCTTGAAAGTGGGCAGGGTACAGACACCTACCCTTGCCATGCTGGTTGACCGGGAAACAAAGATTATGAATTTTAAGAAGGAAGCCTATTACATGGCACACATCATTGGTGGTGGTGTGGATGCCGTCACCGATAAGATAAACAGTAAAACAGAAGCGGAGAATGTTGCAAATATCTGTGCAGGTGGTCAGGCACTTGTCACATCAGTATTAAAGGAAGAAAAATCCGTGGCACCGCCAAAGCTCTATGATCTTACCACGCTTCAGAGGGATGCCAACCGATTATTTGGGTTCACCGCAAAGCAGACATTGGAATATACCCAGAGCCTTTATGAAAAGAAGCTCTGTACTTATCCGAGAACGGACAGCCAGTATTTATCCGATGATATGGAGCAGACTGCAAAAAGTGTGATTGATGCAATTTTTGCTTCCATTCTGTTTGAACAGAATATCATGTTTCATCCGGATATTAAGCGGGTGTTAAACAGTAAGAAGGTTACAGACCACCATGCCATTATCCCCACAATGGAGATAACAAGGGCAGACCTTACAGTATTGCCGGAAACGGAAATGAAAATCTTATCCCTGTGTGCTAACCGTCTGCTGTGTGCCACCGGGGAAAAGCACATTTATAACACAACAAAAGCGGAGCTTCGCTGCGGAGATATTATTTTTAAGGTATCCGGAAAAGAGGTTGTGAGAAATGGCTGGAGGGACTTTGAGGATGCGTTTAAGCGTTCCTATAAAACAACAGAGGAAAAGGATACTGCCGATGAAAAGGAAAAGAAGCTGCCGGAGCCTTCCGAAGGAATGAACATTCCGGTGGAGGAAACAAAGGTAAGTGAGCATTTCACTGTACCACCGAAACACTATACGGAAGATTCTCTGCTCTCTGCAATGGAACGGGCCGGAGCAGAGGATATGGGGGATGATGTGGAGCGCAAAGGTCTTGGCACACCTGCCACCAGGGCAGACATTATTGAGAAGTTGGTCAAAGACGGTTTCGTGAAGCGTGAGAAAAAGCAGATGATACCGACGAAGGACGGCATGAAGCTGATTACGGTGCTTCCAGATGTGGTAAAGTCCCCGAAACTTACTGCCGATTGGGAAAATGCTCTTACCCTTGTGTCAAAGGGCGAATATTCCATGCAGGAATTTATGGATGGTATTGAGAACATGGTGCGTGATCTGGTGCAGACCTACCACAGCATCAGCGAGGAGCAGAAGTCCATGTTTGGAGCTGGGACACAGGAAGCACTTGGCAAATGCCCGAAATGTGGTGGCGAAGTGGTAAAGGGAAAATTTGGAGCTTACTGTAAGAATAAATGCGGCATGAATGTTGGAAGGGCAATGGGAGCCGTACTTTCCGATAGTCAGATAAAAAGTATGCTGGAGGGAAAAAAGACTCTTGTAAAAGGACTGAAAGGGAAGAAAGGCAGCTATGATGCGTATCTTATCCCGGAGGGGATTGAAGATTATTCCTATATGAAAGACGGGAAGGAAATCAAAGGCTCACAGTATAAGGTTAAGATGGAGTTTCCACAGAGGAAGAAATAA